A part of Camelus ferus isolate YT-003-E chromosome 6, BCGSAC_Cfer_1.0, whole genome shotgun sequence genomic DNA contains:
- the PPP1R13B gene encoding apoptosis-stimulating of p53 protein 1 isoform X2, whose translation MMPMILTVFLSNNEQILTEVPITPETTCRDVVEFCKEPGEGSCHLAEVWRGNERPIPFDYMMYEHLQKWGPRREEVKFFLRHEDSPMESSEQGGRQTQEQRTQRNVINVPGEKRTENGVGNPRVELTLSELQDMAARQQQQIENQQQMLVAKEQRLHFLKQQERRQQQSISENEKLQKLKERVEAQENKLKKIRAMRGQVDYSKMMNGNLSAEIERFSAMFQEKKQEVQTAILRVDQLSQQLEDLKKGKLNGFQSYNGKLTGPAAVELKRLYQELQIRNQLNQEQNSKLQQQKELLNKRNMEVAMMDTRINELRERLYGKKIQLSRVNGTSSPQSPLSTPGRVAAVGPYIQVPSTGNYPVPGDPVKPQSLTIASSAAHGRSKPANDGNWPTLKQNPSSSVKAMQVASVDWKDPGVEGPLKQGAVSSQPVPLSALGAAEKLGIEIGKAPPPMPGVSKQLPPSYGTYPSPAPVGPGSTNSLERRKEGSLPRPSAGLPSRQKPTPLPPAGSPHQPGSSQQIQQRISVPPSPTYPPTGLPAFPAGDGKPELPLTVAIRPFLADKGSRPQSPRKGPQTVNSSSIYSVYLQQATPPKNYQPAAHSAFNKSVKAVYGKPVLPSGSTSPSPLPFLHGSLATSASQPQPPESTEKEAEQDGPAPPGDGTGAVESLPRPLSPTKLTPIVHSPLRYQSDADLEALRRKLANAPRPLKKRSSITEPEGPSGPNIQKLLYQRFNTLAGGMEGAPFYQPSPSQDFMGTLADVDNGNTNANGNLGEAGPAPPTAPLPAEPTPASDANDNKLPSPEPGGLLCPVNTHQAPEPAEDDNNNVATTPSTDQLPSPGAEAPSPGQEQVALPLAPTVPPTAALTNKRTNLKKPNSERTGHGLRVRFSPLALLLDASLEGEFDLVQRVIYEVEDPSQPNDEGITPLHNAVCAGHHHIVKFLLDFGVNVNAADSDGWTPLHCAASCNSVHLCKQLVESGAAIFASTISDVETAADKCEEMEEGYIQCSQFLYGVQEKLGVMNKGVVYALWAYEAQNSDELSFHEGDALTILRRKDESETEWWWARLGDREGYVPKNLLGLYPRIKPRQRTLA comes from the exons ATGATATTAACCGTGTTCTTGAGCAACAATGAACAGATTTTAACAGAAGTTCCTATAACACCAGAGACAACATGTCGAGATGTCGTAGAATTTTGCAAAGAACCTGGAGAAGGCAGTTGCCATTTGGCGGAAGTGTGGAGGGGAAATG AGCGTCCAATACCCTTTGATTATATGATGTATGAACATCTTCAGAAGTGGGGGCCACGAAGGGAAGAAGTGAAATTTTTTCTTCGACATGAAGATTCCCCAATGGAGAGCAGTGAGCAAG GTGGCCGTCAGACCCAAGAGcaaagaactcagagaaatgtAATAAATGTACCTGGAGAAAAACGCACTGAAAATGGG GTTGGGAACCCACGTGTCGAACTCACCCTCTCAGAACTCCAGGACATGGCAGCTAGGCAACAACAGCAAATTGAGAACCAGCAGCAAATGCTGGTCGCCAAG GAACAGCGTTTACATTTTCTGAAGCAACAGGAGCGCCGTCAGCAGCAAtctatttctgaaaatgaaaagcttCAGAAGTTGAAAGAACGAGTCGAAGCCCAGGAAAACAAGTTGAAGAAGATCCGAGCCATGAGAGGACAAGTGGACTACAGCAAAATGATGAACGGGAACCTGT CTGCAGAAATAGAACGGTTCAGTGCCATGTTccaggaaaagaagcaggaagtgcAGACTGCGATTTTAAGAGTTGATCAGCTCAGTCAACAACTGGAagatttaaagaaaggaaaactgaacgGGTTCCAGTCTTACAATGGCAAGCTGACTGGGCCGGCTGCGGTGGAGTTGAAACGCCTGTACCAAGAACTACAG ATTCGTAACCAGCTGAACCAGGAACAGAATTCAAAACTCCAGCAGCAGAAGGAGCTCTTAAATAAGCGCAACATGGAGGTGGCCATGATGGACACGCGGATCAACGAGCTGCGTGAACGTCTTTACGGGAAAAAAATTCAG ctgagccGTGTGAATGGCACATCGTCGCCGCAGTCACCCCTGAGCACGCCAGGCAGGGTGGCTGCAGTGGGGCCTTACATCCAGGTTCCCAGCACCGGCAACTACCCTGTGCCCGGGGACCCCGTAAAGCCCCAGTCTCTCACCATCGCCTCAAGTGCTGCCCATGGAAGATCCAAACCTG CCAACGATGGAAATTGGCCAACACTGAAACAGAATCCTAGCTCTTCAGTGAAAGCAATGCAGGTTGCCAGTGTGGACTGGAAGGACCCTGGTGTGGAGGGGCCTCTCAAGCAGGGGGCCGTCTCCAGCCAGCCTGTGCCCTTGTCAGCACTAGGAGCTGCGGAGAAGCTG GGCATTGAGATTGGTAAAGCGCCACCCCCCATGCCTGGTGTCAGCAAGCAGCTGCCCCCAAGCTACGGGACGTACCCAAGTCCTGCACCTGTGGGCCCAGGGTCCACAAACTccctggagaggaggaaggagggcagctTGCCCAGGCCCAGCGCAGGCTTGCCCAGTCGGCAGAAACCCACCCCGCTGCCTCCTGCGGGCAGCCCTCACCAGCCAGGTTCCTCACAGCAGATTCAGCAGAGGATTTCCGTGCCGCCAAGTCCTACGTACCCGCCAACGgggctgcctgcatttccagctggAGACGGCAAACCTGAACTCCCACTGACAGTGGCCATTAGGCCCTTTCTGGCTGATAAAGGATCAAGGCCACAGTCCCCCAGGAAGGGACCCCAGACAGTGAATTCAAGTTCCATATACTCCGTGTACCTCCAGCAAGCCACACCGCCCAAGAATTACCAGCCAGCGGCGCACAGCGCCTTCAATAAGTCGGTTAAAGCAG tgTACGGGAAACCTGTCTTACCGTCCGGCTCCACATCCCCGTCCCCGTTACCATTTCTTCACGGGTCACTGGCCACAAGCGCCTCGCAGCCACAGCCTCCAGAAAGCACCGAGAAGGAGGCCGAGCAGGACGGCCCCGCCCCGCCTGGGGACGGCACGGGCGCCGTGGAGAGCCTGCCGCGGCCACTCAGCCCCACCAAGCTCACGCCCATCGTGCACTCGCCGCTGCGCTACCAGAGCGACGCCGACCTAGAGGCCCTGCGCAGGAAGCTGGCCAACGCGCCGCGGCCCCTGAAGAAGCGCAGCTCCATCACGGAGCCCGAGGGCCCCAGCGGGCCCAACATCCAGAAGCTGCTGTACCAGCGCTTCAACACCCTGGCCGGCGGCATGGAGGGCGCCCCTTTCTACCAGCCCAGCCCCTCGCAGGACTTCATGGGCACCTTAGCCGACGTGGACAATGGGAACACCAACGCCAACGGGAACCTGGGGGAggctggccccgccccgcccacggCCCCGCTGCCCGCTGAGCCCACCCCCGCCTCCGATGCCAACGACAACAAGCTGCCTTCCCCCGAGCCAGGGGGGCTCCTTTGTCCCGTGAACACCCACCAGGCCCCCGAGCCCGCCGAGGACGACAACAACAATGTGGCCACGACCCCGTCCACAGAccagctccccagccccgggGCCGAGGCCCCCTCTCCAGGGCAGGAGCAGGTGGCCCTGCCACTGGCCCCCACCGTGCCCCCAACGGCGGCCTTGACG AACAAACGGACCAACCTGAAGAAGCCAAACTCGGAGCGGACAGGGCACGGGCTGAGGGTCCGGTTCAGCCCCCTGGCGCTGCTCCTGGATGCCTCTCTGGAAGGAGAGTTCGACCTGGTGCAGAGGGTCATCTACGAG GTGGAGGACCCCAGCCAGCCCAATGACGAGGGCATCACCCCACTGCACAACGCCGTCTGCGCCGGCCACCACCACATTGTCAAGTTCCTGCTGGACTTCGGGGTTAATGTGAATGCTGCTGACAGTGACGGCTG GACCCCGCTGCACTGCGCCGCCTCCTGCAACAGCGTGCACCTCTGCAAGCAGCTGGTGGAGAGTGGCGCCGCCATTTTTGCCTCAACCATCAGTGACGTTGAGACAGCCGCGGACAAGTGCGAAGAGATGGAGGAAGGCTACATCCAGTGTTCCCAGTTTCTGTATG GGGTGCAGGAGAAGTTGGGTGTGATGAACAAAGGTGTGGTGTACGCCCTGTGGGCTTACGAGGCCCAGAACAGTGACGAGCTGTCCTTCCACGAAGGCGACGCGCTCACCATCCTGAGGCGCAAGGATGAGAGCGAGACCGAGTGGTGGTGGGCCCGCCTGGGGGACCGGGAGGGCTACGTGCCCAAAAACCTGCTGGGG TTGTACCCACGGATCAAACCCCGACAGCGAACACTGGCCTGA
- the PPP1R13B gene encoding apoptosis-stimulating of p53 protein 1 isoform X1, whose amino-acid sequence MMPMILTVFLSNNEQILTEVPITPETTCRDVVEFCKEPGEGSCHLAEVWRGNERPIPFDYMMYEHLQKWGPRREEVKFFLRHEDSPMESSEQGGRQTQEQRTQRNVINVPGEKRTENGVGNPRVELTLSELQDMAARQQQQIENQQQMLVAKEQRLHFLKQQERRQQQSISENEKLQKLKERVEAQENKLKKIRAMRGQVDYSKMMNGNLSAEIERFSAMFQEKKQEVQTAILRVDQLSQQLEDLKKGKLNGFQSYNGKLTGPAAVELKRLYQELQIRNQLNQEQNSKLQQQKELLNKRNMEVAMMDTRINELRERLYGKKIQLSRVNGTSSPQSPLSTPGRVAAVGPYIQVPSTGNYPVPGDPVKPQSLTIASSAAHGRSKPDGHGHPRAASPWTVSDLDVGPDCGSSRPSAHRFVNPNDGNWPTLKQNPSSSVKAMQVASVDWKDPGVEGPLKQGAVSSQPVPLSALGAAEKLGIEIGKAPPPMPGVSKQLPPSYGTYPSPAPVGPGSTNSLERRKEGSLPRPSAGLPSRQKPTPLPPAGSPHQPGSSQQIQQRISVPPSPTYPPTGLPAFPAGDGKPELPLTVAIRPFLADKGSRPQSPRKGPQTVNSSSIYSVYLQQATPPKNYQPAAHSAFNKSVKAVYGKPVLPSGSTSPSPLPFLHGSLATSASQPQPPESTEKEAEQDGPAPPGDGTGAVESLPRPLSPTKLTPIVHSPLRYQSDADLEALRRKLANAPRPLKKRSSITEPEGPSGPNIQKLLYQRFNTLAGGMEGAPFYQPSPSQDFMGTLADVDNGNTNANGNLGEAGPAPPTAPLPAEPTPASDANDNKLPSPEPGGLLCPVNTHQAPEPAEDDNNNVATTPSTDQLPSPGAEAPSPGQEQVALPLAPTVPPTAALTNKRTNLKKPNSERTGHGLRVRFSPLALLLDASLEGEFDLVQRVIYEVEDPSQPNDEGITPLHNAVCAGHHHIVKFLLDFGVNVNAADSDGWTPLHCAASCNSVHLCKQLVESGAAIFASTISDVETAADKCEEMEEGYIQCSQFLYGVQEKLGVMNKGVVYALWAYEAQNSDELSFHEGDALTILRRKDESETEWWWARLGDREGYVPKNLLGLYPRIKPRQRTLA is encoded by the exons ATGATATTAACCGTGTTCTTGAGCAACAATGAACAGATTTTAACAGAAGTTCCTATAACACCAGAGACAACATGTCGAGATGTCGTAGAATTTTGCAAAGAACCTGGAGAAGGCAGTTGCCATTTGGCGGAAGTGTGGAGGGGAAATG AGCGTCCAATACCCTTTGATTATATGATGTATGAACATCTTCAGAAGTGGGGGCCACGAAGGGAAGAAGTGAAATTTTTTCTTCGACATGAAGATTCCCCAATGGAGAGCAGTGAGCAAG GTGGCCGTCAGACCCAAGAGcaaagaactcagagaaatgtAATAAATGTACCTGGAGAAAAACGCACTGAAAATGGG GTTGGGAACCCACGTGTCGAACTCACCCTCTCAGAACTCCAGGACATGGCAGCTAGGCAACAACAGCAAATTGAGAACCAGCAGCAAATGCTGGTCGCCAAG GAACAGCGTTTACATTTTCTGAAGCAACAGGAGCGCCGTCAGCAGCAAtctatttctgaaaatgaaaagcttCAGAAGTTGAAAGAACGAGTCGAAGCCCAGGAAAACAAGTTGAAGAAGATCCGAGCCATGAGAGGACAAGTGGACTACAGCAAAATGATGAACGGGAACCTGT CTGCAGAAATAGAACGGTTCAGTGCCATGTTccaggaaaagaagcaggaagtgcAGACTGCGATTTTAAGAGTTGATCAGCTCAGTCAACAACTGGAagatttaaagaaaggaaaactgaacgGGTTCCAGTCTTACAATGGCAAGCTGACTGGGCCGGCTGCGGTGGAGTTGAAACGCCTGTACCAAGAACTACAG ATTCGTAACCAGCTGAACCAGGAACAGAATTCAAAACTCCAGCAGCAGAAGGAGCTCTTAAATAAGCGCAACATGGAGGTGGCCATGATGGACACGCGGATCAACGAGCTGCGTGAACGTCTTTACGGGAAAAAAATTCAG ctgagccGTGTGAATGGCACATCGTCGCCGCAGTCACCCCTGAGCACGCCAGGCAGGGTGGCTGCAGTGGGGCCTTACATCCAGGTTCCCAGCACCGGCAACTACCCTGTGCCCGGGGACCCCGTAAAGCCCCAGTCTCTCACCATCGCCTCAAGTGCTGCCCATGGAAGATCCAAACCTG ATGGCCATGGTCATCCCCGAGCAGCCAGCCCGTGGACAGTGTCAGACCTTGACGTGGGGCCTGACTGCGGTTCGTCTCGGCCCTCTGCGCACCGGTTTGTAAACC CCAACGATGGAAATTGGCCAACACTGAAACAGAATCCTAGCTCTTCAGTGAAAGCAATGCAGGTTGCCAGTGTGGACTGGAAGGACCCTGGTGTGGAGGGGCCTCTCAAGCAGGGGGCCGTCTCCAGCCAGCCTGTGCCCTTGTCAGCACTAGGAGCTGCGGAGAAGCTG GGCATTGAGATTGGTAAAGCGCCACCCCCCATGCCTGGTGTCAGCAAGCAGCTGCCCCCAAGCTACGGGACGTACCCAAGTCCTGCACCTGTGGGCCCAGGGTCCACAAACTccctggagaggaggaaggagggcagctTGCCCAGGCCCAGCGCAGGCTTGCCCAGTCGGCAGAAACCCACCCCGCTGCCTCCTGCGGGCAGCCCTCACCAGCCAGGTTCCTCACAGCAGATTCAGCAGAGGATTTCCGTGCCGCCAAGTCCTACGTACCCGCCAACGgggctgcctgcatttccagctggAGACGGCAAACCTGAACTCCCACTGACAGTGGCCATTAGGCCCTTTCTGGCTGATAAAGGATCAAGGCCACAGTCCCCCAGGAAGGGACCCCAGACAGTGAATTCAAGTTCCATATACTCCGTGTACCTCCAGCAAGCCACACCGCCCAAGAATTACCAGCCAGCGGCGCACAGCGCCTTCAATAAGTCGGTTAAAGCAG tgTACGGGAAACCTGTCTTACCGTCCGGCTCCACATCCCCGTCCCCGTTACCATTTCTTCACGGGTCACTGGCCACAAGCGCCTCGCAGCCACAGCCTCCAGAAAGCACCGAGAAGGAGGCCGAGCAGGACGGCCCCGCCCCGCCTGGGGACGGCACGGGCGCCGTGGAGAGCCTGCCGCGGCCACTCAGCCCCACCAAGCTCACGCCCATCGTGCACTCGCCGCTGCGCTACCAGAGCGACGCCGACCTAGAGGCCCTGCGCAGGAAGCTGGCCAACGCGCCGCGGCCCCTGAAGAAGCGCAGCTCCATCACGGAGCCCGAGGGCCCCAGCGGGCCCAACATCCAGAAGCTGCTGTACCAGCGCTTCAACACCCTGGCCGGCGGCATGGAGGGCGCCCCTTTCTACCAGCCCAGCCCCTCGCAGGACTTCATGGGCACCTTAGCCGACGTGGACAATGGGAACACCAACGCCAACGGGAACCTGGGGGAggctggccccgccccgcccacggCCCCGCTGCCCGCTGAGCCCACCCCCGCCTCCGATGCCAACGACAACAAGCTGCCTTCCCCCGAGCCAGGGGGGCTCCTTTGTCCCGTGAACACCCACCAGGCCCCCGAGCCCGCCGAGGACGACAACAACAATGTGGCCACGACCCCGTCCACAGAccagctccccagccccgggGCCGAGGCCCCCTCTCCAGGGCAGGAGCAGGTGGCCCTGCCACTGGCCCCCACCGTGCCCCCAACGGCGGCCTTGACG AACAAACGGACCAACCTGAAGAAGCCAAACTCGGAGCGGACAGGGCACGGGCTGAGGGTCCGGTTCAGCCCCCTGGCGCTGCTCCTGGATGCCTCTCTGGAAGGAGAGTTCGACCTGGTGCAGAGGGTCATCTACGAG GTGGAGGACCCCAGCCAGCCCAATGACGAGGGCATCACCCCACTGCACAACGCCGTCTGCGCCGGCCACCACCACATTGTCAAGTTCCTGCTGGACTTCGGGGTTAATGTGAATGCTGCTGACAGTGACGGCTG GACCCCGCTGCACTGCGCCGCCTCCTGCAACAGCGTGCACCTCTGCAAGCAGCTGGTGGAGAGTGGCGCCGCCATTTTTGCCTCAACCATCAGTGACGTTGAGACAGCCGCGGACAAGTGCGAAGAGATGGAGGAAGGCTACATCCAGTGTTCCCAGTTTCTGTATG GGGTGCAGGAGAAGTTGGGTGTGATGAACAAAGGTGTGGTGTACGCCCTGTGGGCTTACGAGGCCCAGAACAGTGACGAGCTGTCCTTCCACGAAGGCGACGCGCTCACCATCCTGAGGCGCAAGGATGAGAGCGAGACCGAGTGGTGGTGGGCCCGCCTGGGGGACCGGGAGGGCTACGTGCCCAAAAACCTGCTGGGG TTGTACCCACGGATCAAACCCCGACAGCGAACACTGGCCTGA